One window of Rubrivirga sp. SAORIC476 genomic DNA carries:
- a CDS encoding YciI family protein, with product MRFMIFRKADAQTEAGLLPSTDLLTAMTAYNESLSRAGVLLAGEGLKPSAEGVRYHYTGGEATVTDGPFAETKELVAGFTTIQARSLDEAVAWARRWPAEDGDVTLEVRQVHEPVPSFGTPDPARRQFIAIWSAPPQAETQTEPSAEMQQAMGQLMADTAAAGVLLEAGGLLPSAVGARVVFEDGTPTVVDGPFSESKEVIGGYAVYQADSLEALRPWSERFGRVVGDGTSEIRPVYGAEDFGEAFTPELQAQEDRLRAEAAARTQTD from the coding sequence ATGCGCTTCATGATTTTCCGCAAGGCCGACGCCCAGACCGAGGCCGGCCTGCTTCCCTCGACCGACCTCCTGACGGCCATGACGGCCTACAACGAGTCCCTCTCCCGCGCGGGCGTGCTGCTGGCGGGCGAGGGCCTCAAGCCCTCCGCCGAGGGCGTCCGCTACCACTACACCGGCGGCGAGGCCACCGTCACCGACGGCCCGTTCGCCGAGACCAAGGAACTCGTGGCCGGCTTCACCACGATCCAGGCGCGCTCGCTCGACGAGGCCGTCGCCTGGGCTCGCCGCTGGCCCGCCGAGGACGGCGACGTGACGCTGGAGGTCCGCCAGGTGCACGAGCCGGTCCCCTCGTTCGGCACTCCGGACCCCGCCCGGCGCCAGTTCATCGCCATCTGGAGCGCTCCGCCTCAGGCCGAGACCCAGACCGAGCCGTCGGCTGAGATGCAGCAGGCCATGGGCCAGCTCATGGCCGACACTGCGGCGGCGGGCGTCCTGCTCGAAGCGGGCGGGCTGCTCCCGTCGGCGGTCGGGGCGCGGGTCGTGTTCGAGGACGGGACGCCGACCGTCGTGGACGGGCCGTTCTCGGAGTCGAAGGAGGTCATCGGCGGGTACGCCGTCTACCAGGCCGACTCGCTGGAGGCCCTCCGCCCGTGGTCCGAGCGGTTCGGCCGGGTCGTCGGCGACGGCACGAGCGAGATCCGACCGGTCTACGGGGCCGAGGACTTCGGCGAGGCCTTCACGCCGGAGCTCCAGGCACAGGAGGACCGCCTCCGCGCCGAGGCCGCCGCTCGTACCCAGACTGACTGA
- a CDS encoding VOC family protein: MSQLVYFEIQADDPEATATFYAEVFGWTAERDPALPIPYWRIEAHGMRGGILQRPAPVPAGSHGTNAYVCSFEVADFDVTAEAIQARGGRVAMDKFAIPGVCWQGYFLDPAVNTFGLVQPDPEAA, encoded by the coding sequence ATGAGCCAACTCGTCTACTTCGAAATCCAGGCCGACGACCCCGAGGCCACCGCGACGTTCTACGCTGAGGTCTTCGGCTGGACCGCCGAGCGCGACCCGGCGCTCCCCATCCCGTACTGGCGCATCGAGGCCCACGGGATGCGCGGCGGCATTCTCCAGCGCCCGGCGCCCGTACCGGCGGGTTCACACGGCACGAACGCGTACGTCTGCTCCTTCGAGGTCGCGGACTTCGATGTCACGGCGGAGGCCATCCAGGCGCGCGGCGGGCGCGTGGCGATGGACAAGTTTGCCATCCCCGGCGTGTGCTGGCAGGGCTACTTCCTCGACCCAGCGGTCAACACGTTCGGCCTCGTCCAGCCCGACCCCGAGGCGGCGTGA
- a CDS encoding RNA polymerase sigma factor — protein MTDAEPSAEAVRAAVETTWRLESAQLIATLVRLTGDLGAAEDLAHDALVAALESWPTTGIPQSPGAWLTTTARRRALDALRRAPMLDRAHAEIARDHEVPDAAADLHDALDDPVGDDLLRLVFTTCHPALSTEARVALTLRLFGGLTTDEIARAFLTPVPTVAQRIVRAKKTLRDLGAPFEVPRAADLPARLADVLRVVYLVFNEGYTATSGDDWARPALCEDALRLGRVLAALLPDEPEVHGLVSLMEVQASRLPARVGSDGEPVLLMDQDRSRWDGLLVRRGLAALDRGAALAGGAPGPYLLQAAIAACHARARASTDTDWAEIAALYAALYAIHPSPVVELNRAVAVSFAEGPAAGLALADALAESGTLDGYHLLDAVRGDLLDRLGRADEARAAFEAAAALTRNERERTLLLDRAARL, from the coding sequence GTGACCGACGCCGAGCCCTCCGCTGAGGCGGTCCGCGCGGCCGTCGAGACCACGTGGCGGCTGGAGTCCGCCCAGCTGATCGCGACGCTGGTGCGGCTGACCGGCGACCTTGGCGCGGCCGAGGATCTCGCCCACGACGCCCTCGTGGCGGCCCTCGAATCGTGGCCCACGACCGGCATCCCGCAGAGCCCGGGCGCGTGGCTCACCACGACGGCCCGGCGCCGCGCGCTCGACGCCCTCCGCCGCGCGCCGATGCTGGACCGCGCCCACGCCGAGATCGCCCGCGACCACGAGGTGCCCGACGCCGCCGCCGATCTCCACGACGCCCTCGACGACCCCGTGGGCGACGACCTCCTGCGGCTCGTGTTCACGACCTGCCACCCGGCGCTGAGCACCGAGGCGCGCGTCGCGCTCACGTTGCGCCTGTTCGGCGGCCTCACCACCGACGAGATCGCCCGCGCCTTCCTCACGCCCGTGCCGACGGTCGCCCAGCGCATCGTGCGCGCCAAGAAGACCCTCCGCGACCTCGGGGCGCCGTTCGAGGTGCCGCGCGCCGCCGACCTGCCCGCCCGGCTCGCCGACGTGCTGCGCGTGGTCTACCTCGTCTTCAACGAGGGCTACACGGCCACCTCGGGCGACGACTGGGCGCGGCCGGCACTCTGCGAGGACGCCCTCCGCCTCGGCCGCGTCCTCGCCGCGCTCCTGCCCGACGAGCCGGAGGTCCACGGCTTGGTCTCACTCATGGAGGTCCAGGCGTCGCGCCTCCCCGCGCGCGTCGGCTCCGACGGCGAGCCGGTGCTGCTGATGGACCAGGACCGGTCGCGGTGGGACGGCCTGCTCGTCCGCCGCGGGCTGGCGGCGCTGGACCGGGGCGCCGCACTCGCAGGCGGAGCGCCCGGCCCGTACCTCCTCCAGGCCGCGATCGCCGCCTGCCACGCCCGCGCGCGGGCGTCCACCGATACCGACTGGGCCGAGATCGCGGCGCTCTACGCAGCCCTCTACGCGATCCACCCGTCCCCCGTGGTGGAGCTGAACCGGGCCGTCGCGGTCTCCTTCGCCGAGGGGCCCGCCGCCGGACTGGCCCTCGCCGACGCCCTGGCCGAGTCGGGCACCCTCGACGGCTACCACCTCCTTGACGCCGTCCGCGGCGACCTGCTGGACAGGCTCGGCCGGGCCGACGAGGCGCGCGCCGCCTTCGAGGCCGCCGCGGCCCTCACCCGCAACGAGCGCGAGCGGACGCTCCTCCTCGACCGGGCCGCCCGCCTCTGA